A DNA window from Engystomops pustulosus chromosome 10, aEngPut4.maternal, whole genome shotgun sequence contains the following coding sequences:
- the LOC140105222 gene encoding uncharacterized protein: protein MDFRTQAKDLTERFQARGYPKKVISKAFIRARDSDRKTLLEPQVRNTESKPCLITTFNNQWSDIYHILENNWDILLSDKRLHVHISDKPRLISRRARNLKDVLTSSHFQRPTTSLARGQRLKGSFPCGDCSVCPRILKTSTFVHPNNQSSYRLYDYINCRTKEVVYVLTCSCPMIYVGQTGQELRKRIQQHLSSITTAANDLMKDGYDPVRYEFITPSDPQTFDFLDTLLIICPHWRLHPWSQTSPRMYIS from the exons ATGGATTTCCGCACACAAGCAAAAGACCTAACTGAAAGATTCCAAGCACGGGGATACCCGAAGAAGGTTATCTCCAAGGCATTCATCAGGGCCAGGGACAGTGACCGCAAGACCCTACTGGAACCTCAGGTACGGAACACTGAATCCAAACCCTGCCTGATCACTACCTTTAACAATCAGTGGTCGGATATCTACCACATCTTGGAAAATAACTGGGATATTTTGCTGAGTGACAAAAGATTACATGTTCATATTTCAGATAAACCGAGGTTGATCTCTAGAAGGGCACGGAATCTTAAAGATGTACTTACTTCCAGTCACTTTCAGAGACCCACCACATCGCTCGCTAGGGGTCAACGCCTAAAGGGTTCATTCCCCTGTGGGGACTGCTCGGTCTGCCCACGGATTCTAAAGACCAGTACCTTTGTTCATCCTAACAACCAATCATCATATAGACTTTACGACTATATAAATTGCAGGACCAAAGAAGTGGTCTACGTGCTCACATGCTCCTGCCCCATGATTTACGTTGGACAGACGGGACAAGAACTGCGAAAACGAATACAACAGCACCTCTCTTCCATCACAACGGCCGCCAATGACCTCATGAAAG ATGGTTATGACCCTGTACGTTATGAATTTATTACTCCATCTGATCCTCAAACCTTCGACTTCCTCGATACCTTGTTAATCATCTGTCCGCATTGGAGGCTCCACCCCTGGTCTCAAACTTCCCCAAGAATGTACATCAGTTGA
- the LOC140104346 gene encoding uncharacterized protein, with protein sequence MENLTKQERQALMGLRNNKNFLIKEADKGGNIVIWPVELYIKEAKRQLDNKDFYVQLPSDPTQVFKNKIDRTLKAALDCGIINKKENKFLTVDNPKIPTFYMLPKIHKSLQEPPGRPIVSGIGGLNEKLCSYVDFFLQPMVLKLPAYVRDTTHLIQQIENLTIPTNALLITLDVESLYTIIGHQGTTDEFQDFFRCLNSNPWKIKLTAHTSETSVEFLDLKIGKNGTRLVTSLFRKPTATNNLLSFASFHPKHLRTSIPVGQFLRVRRNCCDDMDFRTQAKDLTERFQARGYPKKVISKAFIRARDSDRKTLLEPQINRG encoded by the exons ATGGAGAATCTAACTAAACAGGAACGGCAAGCTTTGATGGGTTTACGTAACAACAAGAACTTCCTAATAAAGGAAGCAGACAAGGGGGGTAACATCGTGATTTGGCCAGTTGAATTATATATCAAGGAAGCGAAACGACAACTTGATAACAAAGATTTCTATGTGCAGCTCCCCTCTGACCCAACGCAGGTATTTAAGAATAAAATTGACCGCACACTTAAAGCGGCACTTGACTGCGGTATCatcaacaaaaaagaaaacaaatttttGACGGTGGACAACCCAAAAATCCCGACCTTCTATATGTTGCCCAAGATTCATAAGTCCCTACAAGAGCCTCCAGGTAGGCCAATAGTATCTGGAATTGGGGGACTGAATGAAAAACTTTGCTCATATGTTGATTTTTTTCTACAGCCGATGGTCCTCAAACTCCCTGCGTACGTCCGTGACACTACACACTTGATACAACAGATCGAAAATCTGACCATCCCGACGAATGCACTACTAATCACACTTGATGTGGAATCCCTCTACACCATTATTGGTCATCAG GGAACGACTGATGAATTTCAGGATTTTTTCAGATGTCTGAACTCTAATCCCTGGAAAATTAAACTCACGGCTCATACCTCTGAAACTTCTGTTGAATTTCTGGATTTGAAGATTGGTAAGAATGGGACTCGTCTGGTAACATCACTGTTTAGGAAACCGACCGCtaccaacaaccttctgtcttttGCCAGTTTTCACCCCAAACACTTAAGAACGAGTATTCCAGTGGGACAATTCCTCCGTGTCCGTCGAAATTGCTGCGATGATATGGATTTCCGCACACAAGCAAAAGACCTAACTGAAAGATTCCAAGCACGGGGATACCCGAAGAAGGTTATCTCCAAGGCATTCATCAGGGCCAGGGACAGTGACCGCAAGACCCTACTGGAACCTCAG ATAAACCGAGGTTGA